From Caulobacter segnis, a single genomic window includes:
- a CDS encoding TonB-dependent receptor plug domain-containing protein gives MTKTILLATAATLLLAGGAASEAFAGDAAAQVPASGAQGSPAPADDTAQRGVLVFTPDFFAAQRPNTALDMVDRVPGFDVDDGTGARGFEGAVGNILINGGRPASKNDTGSNVLSRTPANRVERIELIRGGAPGVDMQGYAVVVNVVLKKGVSHQSILTWNAMLFDGGHDVYGGSYQFTATNGDRSWGVTLSDGTSTSDSNGAGRNVRHDGTGALIRDEAYLNDGWGGGRSIRGNFVGPVGGGKLEATAKYGVHDWQEWQELSSPSAFRRSAYAEESHDGELGLTWTRPLSPKWKLETRAIHSFEDFDNVSTGDQTLSGVKDAQQRFAADGDSSESILRGLVRGEVSRALTLEAGGEVAYNMLDVRQAYSVGGVAVVLPSASVKVEELRGEAFTKATWRVNPKLTLEGGLRLETSTIKQSGDASNKESFFYAKPRFLATWTPAANNQVRFRFERELGQLDFEDFAASSDLEDSTVYGGNVDLKPEQRWISEISYERRFWGEGIVSIGYRHDEIIGVIDRLPLPGGLSATGNIGDATLDRLSLNIVVPTDRFGIKGGRFTFKNDWNETHVKDPTTGLDRPISKVRPTQANIGFQQDLVRWKTQWGINWLPLLGQGTYDVDQTNVWRGSGYYEAFAEYKPTPTLAIRAQLNLWDDYTIRRTVFADRAPNRAVAFVEDRDINPRTFVSLRVRKTF, from the coding sequence ATGACCAAGACCATCTTGCTGGCCACCGCGGCCACGCTTCTGCTGGCCGGTGGGGCCGCGAGCGAGGCTTTCGCCGGCGACGCCGCCGCCCAGGTTCCGGCGTCCGGCGCCCAGGGAAGCCCGGCGCCCGCCGACGACACCGCCCAGCGCGGGGTGCTGGTCTTCACCCCCGACTTCTTCGCCGCCCAGCGCCCGAACACCGCCCTGGACATGGTCGACCGCGTGCCGGGCTTCGACGTCGACGACGGCACCGGGGCCCGGGGCTTCGAGGGCGCGGTCGGCAACATCCTGATCAACGGCGGCCGCCCGGCCTCCAAGAACGACACCGGCTCGAACGTGCTGTCGCGGACGCCCGCCAACCGCGTCGAGCGCATCGAGCTGATCCGCGGCGGGGCCCCGGGCGTCGACATGCAGGGCTACGCCGTGGTCGTGAACGTGGTGCTGAAGAAGGGCGTCAGCCACCAGTCGATCCTGACCTGGAACGCCATGCTGTTCGACGGCGGCCACGACGTCTATGGCGGCAGCTACCAGTTCACCGCCACCAACGGCGACCGCAGCTGGGGCGTGACCTTGAGCGACGGCACCTCGACCAGCGACAGCAACGGGGCGGGCCGCAACGTCCGCCACGACGGGACGGGCGCGCTGATCCGCGACGAGGCCTATCTGAACGACGGCTGGGGCGGCGGACGCTCGATCCGCGGCAACTTCGTCGGCCCGGTCGGCGGCGGCAAGCTGGAGGCCACGGCCAAGTACGGCGTCCACGACTGGCAGGAATGGCAGGAGCTGAGCTCGCCGTCGGCGTTCCGCCGCAGCGCCTATGCCGAGGAGAGCCACGACGGCGAACTGGGCCTGACCTGGACCCGGCCGCTGTCACCGAAATGGAAGCTGGAGACGCGGGCGATCCACAGCTTCGAGGACTTCGACAACGTCTCGACCGGCGACCAGACCCTGTCGGGGGTGAAGGACGCCCAGCAGCGCTTCGCGGCGGACGGCGACAGCTCGGAGTCGATCCTGCGCGGCCTGGTGCGCGGCGAGGTCTCGCGGGCCCTGACCCTCGAGGCCGGCGGCGAGGTCGCCTACAACATGCTGGACGTGCGCCAGGCCTACAGCGTCGGCGGCGTGGCCGTGGTCCTGCCCTCGGCTTCGGTCAAGGTCGAGGAGCTGCGCGGCGAGGCCTTCACCAAGGCCACCTGGCGGGTGAACCCGAAGCTGACCCTGGAGGGCGGCCTGCGGCTGGAGACCTCGACGATCAAGCAGTCGGGCGACGCGTCGAACAAAGAGAGCTTCTTCTACGCCAAGCCCCGCTTCCTGGCGACGTGGACGCCGGCGGCCAACAATCAGGTCCGCTTCCGCTTCGAGCGCGAGCTGGGCCAGCTGGACTTCGAGGACTTCGCCGCCTCGTCGGACCTGGAGGACAGCACCGTCTACGGCGGCAATGTCGACCTCAAGCCCGAGCAGCGCTGGATCAGCGAGATCAGCTACGAGCGGCGCTTCTGGGGCGAGGGCATCGTCTCGATCGGCTATCGCCACGACGAGATCATCGGCGTGATCGACCGCCTGCCCCTGCCCGGCGGCCTGTCGGCGACCGGCAATATCGGCGACGCGACGCTCGACCGCCTGTCGCTGAACATCGTGGTGCCGACCGACCGGTTCGGCATCAAGGGCGGCCGCTTCACGTTCAAGAACGACTGGAACGAGACCCACGTGAAGGACCCGACGACCGGGCTGGACCGGCCGATCAGCAAGGTGCGTCCGACCCAGGCCAATATCGGCTTCCAACAGGACCTGGTGCGCTGGAAGACCCAGTGGGGGATCAACTGGCTGCCGCTGCTGGGCCAGGGCACCTACGACGTCGACCAGACCAACGTCTGGCGCGGCTCGGGCTATTACGAGGCCTTCGCCGAGTACAAGCCGACCCCGACCCTGGCGATCCGCGCCCAGCTGAACCTGTGGGACGACTACACCATCCGCCGCACGGTCTTCGCCGACCGCGCGCCGAACCGGGCGGTGGCCTTCGTCGAGGACCGTGACATCAACCCGCGGACGTTCGTCAGCCTGCGGGTGAGGAAGACGTTCTGA